In the genome of Pelagibacterium nitratireducens, one region contains:
- a CDS encoding P-II family nitrogen regulator, with protein sequence MKLLIAIIKPSRLEEVRQALNSLDVHGMTVTEVKGYGRQKGHSEIYRGTEYAVHFLPKLKVEIAVDAAQIDAVASAIKDSAQTGRIGDGKIFILDLEQAIRIRTGETGTEAL encoded by the coding sequence ATGAAACTGCTAATAGCCATTATTAAGCCATCGCGGCTCGAGGAGGTCCGTCAGGCCCTCAATTCGCTCGATGTGCACGGCATGACCGTAACAGAGGTCAAGGGGTATGGACGTCAGAAGGGTCACTCCGAGATCTACCGCGGTACTGAATACGCCGTTCACTTCCTCCCCAAGCTCAAGGTTGAGATCGCCGTTGACGCCGCTCAGATCGACGCGGTTGCCAGCGCCATCAAGGACTCCGCGCAGACGGGTCGTATCGGCGACGGCAAGATTTTCATTCTCGATCTCGAACAGGCCATCCGCATCCGTACCGGTGAAACCGGAACGGAAGCCCTCTGA